The segment TACCGAAGAGCAATTTCATTTCGATCccgaaattgaaagaacactccgaaagctcaatagcaagacacgaagaagaagaaagttAGCTCAAGAGAAGAGACAAAGAGAGGAGgcatctacttcttctaacaaCCAAATTGAAGAAGTAGTTGTAGACACCTTTGAAGGAGACATGGCGGGTGTTGTTCCAACCGAAATGTCCGCCAATAGTCCAAGACGTACCGCCCAATTTGCACGCAATGCTCAAGGTGGAGCAAATACGGAAATGAAGACCGGAATACTTCAACTTGTTTATGCAAGTCCATTCACCGGAATGGATCATGAAGACCCTTTCGCAcatctcaccaaattttatgagatTGCGGGTTCAACGGGAGTTGATGCGGCAAATGAAGAATCATTGTTCAAGAGGCTATTTCCACATTCATTAGAGGGGGAAATCCAaggaatggtatcttgatcaaccACCAAACGTGATGACGGATTGGAATCTATTGGAAGAGAAATTTTTAGAGAGATTTTTTCCTCAATCCCGATTCATGGAAGCCAAAACGGCAATTGCGGTTTTCACTCGTGGAGGCAACGAATCCTTAAATGAGGCTTGGGAAAGATTAAAATCCATGCTTAGAAAATGCAAGGGTCATGGTTTTGATGATCtcacacaaattcacatcttccgcaatgggcttcaaccggtgcacaagacacttttggatgctaccgcgggtggatcTTTAATGTCAAAAAGTGCGGAGGATGCAACAATGATAATCGATCGTATGGCACTCAATGATCTCCAAACTCAACATGATAGGAGTTCATCACAAAGGAAGCCGGGTGTTCTTGAATTAAACACCAATGATGCTATCCTCGCTCAAAACAAAATTCTTTCTCAACAAGTCGAGTTACTCACCAagcaaatgtcaaaactcccacAACAAATGAAGGAAATTCATGGAATGCAAATGACTTCTCAAGTAGCAAGTTGTGAACTTTGCAAAGGTGACCACCCTACCGGCTTTTGTCCACCACCCGAAGGAGAGGAAGTTAACTATGTGAACAACCAACATCAAGGCTATCAAAGGCAACCTCCGTACCaacatcaaggttatcaaaggaaTAACCAAGGATTtcaaccttcaagattcaacaaccAACATAATCAACATCAAAGTCTGTACCAAAGTCCAAATTCACAAGGTCAAGGTCAACAACCTCAAGGAGGAAGCTCAAAATTGGAAGATACTCTCAACCAATTCATGCAAGTTTCCATGGAGAATCAAAAGACTAATGTGGCTGCCATAAAGAACTTAGAAAATCAAGTGGGGCAGCTTGCAAAACAATTGGCCGAACAACAAACGGGACCTTCTTTTTCCGCAAGCACTCAACCTAACCCAAAGGAGTATTGCAAGGCAATTATTACAAGGAGTGGCAAGGAAGTGAGTAATGGGGAGAGGAAGGAGATAGTAGTGGAGGATGatggatttgttgttgttgaaggtgaGGAGGATGAGATAGTggtggaaaaagaaaaagaaaaagaaggggaGGAAGTAGccgaaaaagagaaaaatgtgaagaagAATAAAAGAGAAGGAAAAGGAGTGAGCACGAATCCCTTTCAAAATCTACCCTACCCACATGCACCATCAAGGAAGGAGAATGCAAGACATTATGCTAGGTTCATGGATATATTTAAGCAACTCCAAATAAATATTCCATTCGCCGAAGCATTAGAACATATGCCAAAATATGCAAAATTCTTGAAGGACATTCTCACCAAAAAGAAAAGATATCCGGACAATGAAACTATTATGCTTGATGCTTAATGTAGTGCCATTATTCAAAGAACTCTTCCAAGAAAAGAAACCGATCCGGGACGAGTCATCTTACCGGTCACCATTGGAGGTACTTACATCGGCAATGGTCTAATTGATTTGGGTTCTAGCATTAATCTCATTCCTTTGTCTATCATAAAGAGATTGGGGAATATTGAAATGAAGTCTACCCGAATGACATTACAACTAGCCGATAAGTCCACAACCTCACCTTATGGAGTTGCTCAAGACATATTGGTAAAAGTAGACAAATttttgtttccggtagattttgtggtgGTAGATATGGAGGAAGATAGAGATGTTCCGTTGATTCTTGGAAGGCCATTtatgaaaacagcccggatgatgatagACATCGATGACGGACTCATGAAAGTGAGGGTGCAAGATGAGGAAGTCACTTTTAATCTCTTTGAAGCAATGAAACATCCCAAAGAGAAACACGATGTTTTCCATATGGATGTCATTGAAGAGGAAGTCATGGGAGTTGCCAATCATGTTCATATCTCTACTCCATTAGAGAAATGTCTCATAGGTGATGACAACAATTCTttcaaagaagaagaggaagaaatagAGGCTATTTTGGAAAGATTGGAATCATGTGGAGAAATTGATCAAAAGGAGGAAAAGATAGAGGAATTAGATGCGGAAAAGAAAGTGGAAGAACCCAAAGTTGAATTAAAGTTGCTACccactcatttgaagtatgtattCCTTGGCGAAAATTTCACCAAACCGGTGATAATTAGTAGTGCCCTATCACCAAAGGAAGAAAATAGGTTAAATGAGGTGCTCAAGAGAAATGAGGGAGCTTTAGGTTGGGTGCTGTCCGATTTGAAGGGAATTAGCCCAGCTTATTGCATGCACAACATCATGATGGAGGATGATTTCAAGCCCGTAGCACAACCACAAAGGCGCTTGAATCCGTCTATGAAGGAAGTGGTTAGGAAAGAGGTGATTAAACTATTGGAAGCCGAGATGATTTATCCCATTTCCGATAGCGCATAGGTGAGTCCGGTTCAAGTGGTACGAAAGAAAGGTGGGATGACGGTCATCCGAAATgataagaacgagttgattcctacgAGAATGGTGACCGGGTGGAGAATGTGTATCGACTATAGGCGGTTGAACCAAGCCACAAGAAAATATCATTTTCCACTGccatttatggatcaaatgctagAGAGATTGGTCGGTAAAATTTTTTATtgcttcttggatggttattcgggatataaCCAAATCACGGTAAACCCGGCGGATCATGAAAAAACGGCTTTTACATGCCCATTTGGTGTCTTTGCCTATAGAAGGATGCCATTCGGTCTATGTAATGCACCGGCAACAtttcaacggtgtatgcaagctaTTTTCTCGGACTTGATTGAGGAATGCATTGAAGTCTTTATGGACGATTTTTCCGTTTATGGTGCTTCTTTTGATCTATGCTTGAAGAATCTAGATGTGGTGTTAGGAAGATGTGTGGAAACCAACCTTGTGCTTAATTGGGAGAAATGCCACTTCATGGTTACCGAGGGAGTGGTTCTTGGTCATAAGATCTCATCAAGGGGCTTGGAAGTTGACAAGGCCAAAGTAGAGGTGATCGAGAGGCTGCCCCCTCCAGTCAACATCAAGGGAGTACGAAGCTTCCTTGGTCATGCGGGTTTCTATAGGAGGTTCATTAAAGACTTTTCAAAGATAGCCAAGCCattgagcaacttgctcaacaaaggtatgacaTTTAACtttgatgaatcatgtttaaAAGCTTAGAGCTAAAAGAAAAGTTGGTCACCTCACCCGTAATCGTTGCACCaaattggaaaattgattttgaacttatgtgtgatgctagcgattaTGTGGCCGGGGCTGTTTTGGGTCAAAGAAGGTCCAAAGTTTTTCATGCTATTCACTATGCTAGTAAGGTTTTGAACGAAGCACAAGTAAACTAAGCCACAACGGAAAAAGAATTACTAGCCATAGTGTACGCATTGGAAAAATTTAGAGCTTATTTGATCGGGTCAAAAGTTGTTGTCTACACGGACCATTCGGCTATCAAATTTTTGTTGACCAAACCGGACTCTAAGCAAAGATTAATTCGATGGATTCTTTTGCTGCAAGAATTTAACTTAGAGATCCGTGATAAAAAGGGGTCCGAAAATTTGGTAGCGGACCATTTGTCTCGTTTGGTCAATATAGACGTGACAATGAAAGAAAGTGAGGTGAGAGAGGAGTTCCCGGACGAGAAACTCTATGCGATACAAGTGAGGCCTTGGTTTGCCGATTTCGCAAATTTTAAGGCAACCGGTTTGATACCGGAAGACCTCACTAGTAATCAAAAGAAGAAGTTCTTGTCCGATGCCAAGCaatatgtgtgggatgatccataccTTTTCAAGGTAGGAGTGGACAACATTTTAAGAAGGTGTGTCACGAGTGAAGAGTCCAAAGACATTCTTTGGCATTGTCACAACTCTCCATACGGGGGTCATTATAGCGGTTTACGTACAGCCacgaaagtccttcaatcgggattttattGGTCGTCATTATTTAAAGATGCCCATGAACACGCTAAAAGTTGTGATCAATGTCAAAGAAGTGGGGGAATAGGCAAACGAGATGAAATGCCACTAACCAACATGCTGGAAGTTgaagtgtttgattgttgggCTATTGATTTCGTTGGCCCATTTCCTCCGTCTCTTGGTAATGAATATATTCTCGTTGCGGTTGACTATGtgtccaaatgggttgaagcaagtgCTTCACCTAAGGCCGACTCTAAAACGGTAAtcaaatttttaaagaaaaacatattttccCGTTTTGGTGCGCCTAGAGTTTTGGTAAGTGATGGtggttctcatttttgtaatgcacCACTGGAAAAAGTGTTAGAACATTATGGTGTCAAGCACAAAACCACCACTCCTTACCATCCTCAAGCTAATGGTCAGACCGAAGTCTCTAATAGGGAAATTAAACGGATTCTTGAGAAAACCGTTTCAAATGCGCGGAAAGATTGGTCTACAAAGTTGGATGAAGCCTTGTGGGCGTGTCGCACTGCACTTAAGGCTCCAATAGGTttgacaccattccaaatggtctaTGGTAAGACTTGCCATTTGCTGGTTGAATTGGAACATAGAGCACTTTGGGCtctcaaatttttaaactttgattCCAATTTAGCCGGGTTAAAACAGAAAGATCAGCTTCATAGAGTTGAAGAATTAAGAGATACCGCTTACCACTCGAATAAACTttaaaaagaaaaagtgaaaaattatCATGATGGTAAAGTGAGGTCAAAAGAATTTCATGAAGGACAAATGGTACTCCTCTTCAACTCTAGGCTGAAACTTTTTCCGGGCAAATTAAAATCGAAATGGTCGGGACCGTTTGTAGTAAGGGAAGTTCGGAATTATGGAGCAATTGTTGTGGAGGACCCAAAGACTAAGGCCAACTGGACGGTAAATGGGCAAAGACTGAAGGTGTATCATGGTGGTGATTTCAATCGAGATGTAAGCGTAATTTCGCTTATCTAACCTTGAATCATCATGGACCGTCGAGCTCAAACgatgttaaacaaagcgcttgttgggaggtaaCCCAACGTTGTAAGTTTTACTTTTATCtttgttgttttatttagttACTGGTTTCGTAATGTGCGTGTGCCGTTGAAATTCTGTGGAACATTGTGTAACGGTTGATTTTCAAAAAGCCTTCTAAGGACGCGCCGCGTCccccagttcgcgccgcgaactaagtGGCAGAATCACATGTTTTCTAATGCATTAAGCACGCGCCGcgttgccagttcgcgccgcgaactaagtGGCAGAATGTCATGGTTTCAAAATTACATTCAGTACGCGCCGCATCCTCCGTGTCGCGCCGCGTCACTTACGGAACTCAGATGGTCACTTGTTCTTTTTAAAGTTCTCTCTTTTACCATTTATCTTCTTTCATTTCCCCTTTCTTTTCTTTATCTCttacaaaaacaaaaaccctatcTCCTTCACTTCCTCCCTCTAACAGCACCCACACTCATAAACTCACACCCAATCCTCACTCTAATCACTCTTGCACTCTCAATCAAGGTATGTTGTTCTACATTTCTCCTTgtctttccttttcaatttttagggtttgaggaTGGGTATTGTCGAACTTGCATGTGTTAGCACCGTAGATTAATCACTAGAAGTAGTCTGTTTTTCTTAAATTGATATGGGTGTGGGTGATCTTGTTTGCAATTACTTGAAGATTGTGTGGATCTGAATTTTTTGCTTGTTGAATTTTTCTGGGTTTCGCCCAGGACGCACAGCGTCCTCCTTGTCGCGACGCGAACCCAGTCTAATTCAGCCAATACTCTGTGTTGCCTTATGCTGATAATCGTGGTTGTTTgtattgttgtgtttgttgttctTTTTGTACAGATGTCTAAGCGTACTAAGACTTCAGCCCCCAGTAGAGTGGTGAGCAAATTTCTCAATGACGAATGTGAAGAGCGGTACAATGACCTGGTTCAGAGAACAATTGTAGCCGAAAGGTTGGTCCAATTCAACCCGAATGGCAAGTTCAGCATGATTGTCAGTATCATCGAAGGGCGTAAGTGGGGGAAATTGTGTGAGCCGGTGAGAGATATCAACTATGACATTGTGCGTGAATTTTACGCCAATGCCTTGCAAGTGGAAGAAGGAAGAGCATATCACTACAGGACCAAAGTGAGGGGTAAAATTATCGTCTTCAATAGAGACGCAATCAACAATTTTTTAGGAAACCCCCTACAGTTGGGAGAGGGAGAAAAATGCGCTTACCGCATGAAGAACGATGCCGCCGATTGGGATTATGATTGGGTGAGCAGCAAGTTGTGTCAAGAAGGTAGAACTTATGTGCTCAACGAGTAGGGGCATGCAAAAAATTGGAGAAGGGAAGACTTCACCTTGGAGGCTCGAGCTCTCCTTGTCTTAATTTTGAACAATTTCAGGCCACGTTCTCACACCACCACCATCCCAATAGAAGTGGCATGCTTGATGTCATTTATTATGGACGGACAATCGGTCGACATCGCCTCCATCATAGCCAATGAGTTGCGAAAAGTGGCAACAAGTGGAACAAAATTTGGTGGAAAGGCCAGAAATCTCATCTATCCAGGATTGATTATGGGGTTGTGCAAGAAAGTCAATGTACCAATTCCACAGGAAGTGCACTTCAATATTACCACTGTGATTAATGATTATTTTGTGAACAGGTTTTGTGAGGGGGCAACAAACAGGGCTGAAAGAGCAGGAACCTCCACCTCCAGGCAGCGTGCACGCCGTGCGCCTGTTTTCAATCAAATGGAGTTTGCTTCTTACTGCTGCGAGAACTTTGAGGCTTCAAGGAGGTCTCAAACTTTTCTTTTCGATGCCATGCAACAACAATTTCAGAACACCTTTTTGGCACCGGAGGCTCGCACCTTCCCTTCCCAAACGGATTATGTGGCatatgctaattggcctgagggTAGGCCGGCTTTTATGGGGGGGGGGGGGCAGTGGTCAGGCTAGTGGAAGTGGTGCTGCAAATGTGGATGCTCAAATGGAGGATGTCATAGGTCCGGTCGGAGGTGGTGATGATGAAGACGTTTGAAGATGAAGCTTGATAGTTGtagtttaggatttaattttcagCAAGTTTAAATTCTAGCATTTCCATTTAAGTACTTTTTGTTAAAATTTAGTTTGTGTACTTTTTAAGTTGTTTTACTTTTGAAGACATATTTCATTTTTGCTTTTGTGTGGGTGATGAATCATGATTGATGTTGCAATAACTTGGTCACCTTACTTGCTAAAAGAAATTTTTGTTTGATTGTGATTTTTCATGAGAATGAAGAAACAAAGGGGCATGTGATTGAGGATCCAAAAGAAGCAAGTGGGGTGGTAATGATAAGAATGGTATGCGGCAAATTCAAGGTACACTTTTACCACTTACTAGACTTTACAATAATTATTTTGATGGTTTGTGCAAAAGTTGGTAGCATAAGTTCTTGGAATTACATGTCTCTTTGAATCATTTAGAACTTAACCATGTGTGAGGTAGCCTTCCAATGTACACCAAATGCGGGAGACCGAACATTATTTTGAcacatttttattatgtttaatcatgCATTGATCCTTGTTGTGAACATTTGAGAAAATGATTAAGGCATTGTTGAAATGAGAGAAACCACTTGgccaaaaatagaaaatcaaTCAACCTTGTGAGGAACATCCCTTGTTTTCCCCCTTTGAGCTTTTTAGGATTCATTTCAAGTCATTATTGCTTAATTGTTGAATTAATGAATCCTACTCTTTTGTTGTGTGTAAACCCTCAACCATTTTGGTtgcaatttattttcctttgggaGCATTTTTGTTATCAAGTTGGTATGAAAAGAAAAAGTTGGGGAGAACCATTAGTGTTGTGAATAATAAAGAGTGGgtcaataaaagaaaattaatatctCTTGTTGAAATAGGACAAGtgcatatttttgaaaaaaattggagCCAAAGAAATAGAAAAGACTCAACACTTATAATTGTCAAGTAAGAAAAAGCTCCCGGTTGTGGAATgtgaagaaaagaaaatttgGGATTGAGGAAGTTTATTGAGTGAATTTGGAGAAATGCTCCCTTAGGAACTTTTGTTCGATTTCCTTCGATTTTATCCCTTCCTTGTAAACCAAGCCCCACTACAACCCTTGAAAGACCTTTTTTGATTCTCATTTTGTTCAC is part of the Vicia villosa cultivar HV-30 ecotype Madison, WI unplaced genomic scaffold, Vvil1.0 ctg.003066F_1_1, whole genome shotgun sequence genome and harbors:
- the LOC131640336 gene encoding uncharacterized protein LOC131640336, translating into MSKSAEDATMIIDRMALNDLQTQHDRSSSQRKPGVLELNTNDAILAQNKILSQQVELLTKQMSKLPQQMKEIHGMQMTSQVASCELCKGDHPTGFCPPPEGEEVNYVNNQHQGYQRQPPYQHQGYQRNNQGFQPSRFNNQHNQHQSLYQSPNSQGQGQQPQGGSSKLEDTLNQFMQVSMENQKTNVAAIKNLENQVGQLAKQLAEQQTGPSFSASTQPNPKEYCKAIITRSGKEVSNGERKEIVVEDDGFVVVEGEEDEIVVEKEKEKEGEEVAEKEKNVKKNKREGKGVSTNPFQNLPYPHAPSRKENARHYARFMDIFKQLQINIPFAEALEHMPKYAKFLKDILTKKKRYPDNETIMLDA